The genomic region CGTCCTGTGGTGGGGTGAGGGGAGAAACATTTGTGTGCAATTTggagaagaatttttaaaagtctttctgAAAGTCGGAGGGGCTGCAGAACAGAGCCCCATGGTGTGTCCTGAAGTTCAGGCCAACAGGGATGGGGTTGCTGGTTTGGACTGGCCATGCTGCAGCTACAGGAGACCAGGCATCcctctgctgttcctcctgctgGTCACAGAGGAGAGCCAGGCTCTTCACTGCAGTGTCTCTGTTTGCCCTGTGCAGGATGAACCAATTGCTCTAGATAAGCAGCACTCCAGAGACTCCACAAACGTCACCCACTCCTCCTACTCACTGCCAGCTTCATCTTACTCCCAAGACCCAGTCTACATCAATGGAAGCCTGAACTACAGCTACCGTGGCTacgggtccctggggggcagcCTGCAGCCCCCTGCCTCCCTCCAGACGGGCAACCACAGTAACGGTAAGTGGCTGCACTGGCACCTATGGGAGCACGGGAAGCCCACCCACCCACTCTGCCCCATGCCCAGGCAGTGTGCACCAGGCCCCTGACACCCCACActtgtggggctgagctggtcACTGCAGAAGAgtcaggggctgctcctgcagctctcacaGAGCCTGGTCATGGCAGCACCTCTCCCAGTGCCACACAGAGCTGGTCCAAAATCCCCTCTTGtcctgcagctggcagaggtCTCTGTCTGGCGGCTCAGCTCACCTCATCAGCGGGTGGTTAATTGTTGAACTGCACTTGGAAGGACAGTCTGGGTGGCACTGGTGGAGAGAAGGAGcgtcacttaaaaaaaaagagaatctgTACCAGCTATTAATCATTAACAGGAACAGGCGCCTATCACTGCCCTGATCTGCTGCTGGTATGAGCCGTTCTGCTCTCGGGGGATGGATCTGGgagctgggggcacagccagctcctgccacagctcAGGAGGGCTCTGAGGGGCTGGGTACTGCCTGGAGGCAGCAACTGGGAAAACAGGACTGatgctgcaggacaggagggcagaAGGAGAGCACAGGCAGAACGTGAGGTTGGGAGCAGGTGAAGAGAGCAGAATATCCTGGGCctcagcagggcacacaggAAGGCTCCAAGCTGCCTGGTGACTCCCTCACACCTGAGAAGACAGTTATGGGATAAGGCCAAATGTTCCCTCTggctctgcctggcagcagcggtggcaggaggggctggagcctTCAAAGGCCAGTCCTCATCCAGTCCTTCAGCAACCTCTAGGCTGCCATCGCCTGTCCTGGTGTGCTCggggctcctgccctgcccctgcccaccccgaCGGAGCCAGGATTTGGAAGGATGTGATTTCCGGAGGCCTGAGAGATGCCTGTCTGGGATTAACTCTTATCATCCCTTCCTAATACTTCTTAACCCTGAATAAAGATCCCGTCCTGGCCTCCAGCTGCTGAGACCTAATCCTCACAGCAATGGTTCCTCCCCAGAGGAGCACGGGCACCCCGACCCCACTGCTGGGCACCCTCCTCTGGCCTGGCCAAGCCACGGGCTCTGGCTCCTCCATGTGGGACAGAAAACCTGGAGGAAggtccctgagcagccccaggaggagcagACAGGCCCTGGGTGCagcttcctgcagcagcacccaaCAGCACCTCACATCATTTCTTTCTAGTGGATTTTTAAACTTCTGCTTTGCAATTCCTTTTTCCCCAAGCTCTTGCCCTTCCAGAAGGAAGAGAGTCCTGCAAGGACCTGTGCCTGCAGGGGTTTGCTGCCTAGAAGTGTcttctccctccatccccccccTCAGGCAATTCTTGCTCAAGCCCACATCCCTgatcccagctccttccccctTGGTGAGCCAGGAAACGAGCTCCCTTTAGTGCTGCCTTTCCTGTCCAGTGAAATTGCTTTTGCATGAGagcctcctccttcttctcctcctcctccttgtcctcctcccCCACTTTGAAGCACTGGTTCTCCTGGCGTGGAACAATTCTGGTGCTGCTTCTCCCACAGTGTTTGCTGTCCCAGCCCTCAGAGCATCtccgtggcctcctctggacctaCATTCCTCATGTTTGTTGCAGAGACAGTGACAGGCCTGCTGTGGTAGCTGTGAGAGTAGGAGCTCCTCACCTTATCCAGACACCACAGAGACCTTCCTGCTGGTGCAGTGGGCTGGGAGCAGTGAGTGGCTCCCATCGGGAATTGCAGCAGGATGAATACAGGcaaggctgctgtgcctgagcttcCCTCTCACCACTTTTCCTTGGCAGGTCCGACGGATCTCAGTATGAAGGGTGGGGCCTCCAGCACGGCGCCCTCCAACAGCACCAGCCGGGGCATGCAGGCGGCGCAGCTCAGCCCCACGGAGATCAGCGCCGTGCGGCAGCTCATCGCCGGATACCGGGAGTCGGCGGCGTTCCTGCTCCGCTCTGCAGACGAACTGGAAAACCTCATTTTACAGCAGAACTGACTCCCCGTGTCTGCGTCGCTCCTCGGTCGAGAAGACAATTTACACCTGCTAGAAAGAGGCTCCCAGCGATGTCCTGCTCAGGACCACCATCACCCTCCCGCCACGCCGCGGGTACATGTAGTTTTAGAAGGTGGAATTCAAAAGACCTGTTTTCTTTTACACTCCAAGCACCTGGGACTTCAGGCACAAGGACACGACCAGaagccagccctgcagcttgGAAGGATATGGGACTCTGAAGGGCAGAAGGGAgcctggggaggtttggggCTGCAGATGTATTTAGAATAACCTTTGTGGACCCAAATGTTAGATTCCCATGCCCAGATAATTTCCAAGTCTTAGGTGAGCTGAATCACGTATTTATTGAGAAATGGACCCTCCTCTCCCcttagtaatttatttttctgaaaatggatTCTTTTGAGTTTGTACAGATTGCCAGTTTTTTGTCTGTCTGATCAGAAGGAATTTATTCCTGTGAAATAACACATTCCATATCACTACACTACTAatttccaggcagctctgcctgtttctCTGGTGAACCCTTGTCCCACAGGGAGCAAGTTTGCCATCCAGCCTTTGATACTGAGGCTGCTCAGCCTCCAGTGAGCGTAGGTGGGagctgaacagcagcacaagcatCCTGCTTAGGCCTTTGTTCTGAGGGGTTCCATAGCACCAGTGGGGTCTGAACCTCCCTCAGAGACTCAGCAAGCTCAGCAGACCTCCGGCTGGAAGGACATCTCGCACTCATTTAAGTCATTGCAGataagagaaggaaggaaggagataCCTGAGAAACACTGTCTTGCGGTCACCATCCGTACTCTACCTCACACTCCATTGTGGGCTTCTTCCAGGACTGGCTGTGCTGGTCCTGGGGGTCGGTGAGTGTTGCAGACATGGGGATTGTGCTGAGGAGGTTGGAACCTCTGGCTGGGTCCTGCTGCGCCCGGCCGGTCACTCCGGTCTGTCCCAAACCACCCCGGGGCAGCACCGGGACATGAACCCCCTGGGACCCACGGGGGTGAggtggggcagtgccagggctcacCCAAAGGTGGGTTGGTGTCGTGACCACTCACTCCTGTGGGAGAGGCAGGCAGCAgtgagcagcagaactgacaaaGTCCTCTCCGGGGCCCAGgacctttccccttccctgctcacaGTCCTGGAACAAGCCCACAGTTCCCAAAGTGTGGAAGAACCGTAGTCCAGTGACCATTCTGCCCCGTTCCCACCCCTCTCCCCTATGATGCACTTCGTTTTGCTCAGTGCAATACCTACTGCCAGTGCTGCTAACCCAgggacctgctccagccaggggtgctgagcccagcccagcagtgccacatgttctggagctgtgcagagaCTGGTGggggtcctgctgctccccaaccccacagccccccctgcCTGGCTGGAGTCTGCACCGTGAGATAGAGATTCGATAAGTGTAAAGCTGTTTTGTAGGTAGAAACTTTCTCTCTTTGGAGGCAACTTTTAGCTTGTTTCTTGGCCACTTGGAGCTGGCAgacaggggctgctgctccaggggccAGTGCCACTGGCATGGGCTCTGGCAGCGGCTGGTCTGGCCAGGAGCAGGCCCGGGCAGTTCCCCTGTACCCTCTTACCCCATGATGCTCCACACACTGGAAGAGAAGCAAAACTTTACCCTGCTCTTGGTCTCAGAACAGAAAAGGTTCTGGCTCCCGAGGCCAGGCGTGCCTGGCCCAGCTGCAGAAGGGATCAACCATTGCATTGACTGTTTTCCCCAAACCTTAAACTTTCCGTAGCATTTGGAGAAAAGGGACCCAGCCCCTGACCACGGGGTGCAGAGACGAGGTGGTGGCTCCTTAGACCTGAGCCAGTGCTGGAAGTGGGAGCATCGTGGCCACAcccatcccctcctgcccacGGGGTGGGGGCCCTGGGGATGTCAGCCCCCTCCAGGGCTCAGACTCGCGCCTTCCCCAGCACTTCACAAGCCTGCTTGGTTTGTCCACTGCATCCTCCCATACTTGgaatttatgtaaatatttatttttgtgtgaatACCATGAAGTAACAAACCTTTGACAAAACCTGTAACCGCAGCCATTTGTGAAAGTCTTACCGTTcaggcaggagaggcagagacagaCAATCGCTGTCCCGGGATTCTCCCTCTCCACAGTCTCCCCCACGCCGGTGCCTCCCTCGCTCCCCAGCAGAGGCAGCGGAACCTTTAGCCATAAGTTTGCCATCAGTGTACTGAACCAGAGGTTACCTTGGGGGCTCATGGACAGACCACCAACAGCCACAGTGGGGTTAAGTTTTATTTATCCAAGGTTTAGCTGTCGTTCCTGATCACCTCTGAAGTTGTCTCGGCACCTGTGGAAGTTCAGGAGCTCTTACATGTGGTCAAACTGCTGTAGAGGACGCCGAGGCTGCCGTAGGAGGGTGCCCAACACcaccctgtcccagcacctGATGTTCATAACCTGCAGCTGAATGGTACAGACTCAGATTCCCAAAGCCCTGGTGACAGCCACATCTGGGACAAGTTATGAAACAAACAGGATTGACTCCGAATTTCTGTCAGggatctttttctttctttcttttttcgGTGAGTCGCAGCGTTACAGTTCCTTTGGCATGAGCTCCACAGACATCTCcgtgctctgcagctgctcctcacggctccctgtgctccaggacTGTTCACAGCCACATTCCTGCGCTCTCTCACTGGGCAGGACGGGGTCAGGAATTGCTAGTCCGGGTTCTCAACAAGAAGGAACGAGCAGGAGCAGAATACACCGGCGTTCCAGATATCTCAGAGGTGGAAGGAGAATGCTGGGTTAGCAAATGGTCTGGATGGTCTTGGGTTTGGTTAAGAGAAGCTGATCACTGGTCAAGAAAAtagattgggttttttttaaattttattttcttttaacacacccaccctgccctggaTGTGCAGTTCCCGTGCCGCTGTTTCTCCATGGGAGAGCGTTCCCGGGGTTGCGAGCAGACGTAACTTGTACCTCCCTGATCCCAAGGGCCACTTCCCTCCCGGAGCGGCCGTCGGATTTAGTACcagttcatgaaaaaaaaaatgctgctttgaaCTCAGAGGGTTAATATACTTTtgatttgtaattttttgtAAAACTTTTTACAAGGTAGCATAGTATTTCACCAGACACCAACTACAATCCGTCCATGGTCtgatttttatataatttagtGGTGCTTTAGGAACTTTTGTTCGGTTGTTTCGGAGCTGCACAGCTCAGTTCTTCGCCTGTATCTACCTAAGACCAATGTGAACCTTTGTATTTTTGCTCCTAATTTTGGACTCAGTGAAAGTGTACTGTTTACATGTACAGAACTCCCGGCCCCCGTGTGTTCTGCCAGACCTGCTGTTGAAGAGGAAGCTGCCCCTCACCCAGTTCGTCTGTTTAACCCAGCCACAGCCTCACCCACCCACCGACACCCGAGGGACACCCCACCAAACCCAGACACCCTTTAAGCAATTTTGGGTTTTGCACAAgctattgtatttttttccccccagtatGGATTGGCTGCAGTTCCAATCGGGAGCTGATCCGGAGCTCTGAAGCGCCAGatctgggcagtgctgctgcctccccatcctcctcccacctgggtgctgcccagctcctcctcgGGCCCAGCTGGTGCAGGGGAGCAGtggagggagcagggggaggacTCCTCAGCAGAATTGGGAATACTTTAGGGAAGGGGTGAGCTTGCCCGAGCTGGCcactggctggggctggagggtgggagtgcagccctgcaggacgTGGGGGCTTCCCAGCGAGGCAGGAGAGGCTCTTTGGGAAGCTGGTGCTTTCCTGAGGACTCATAGAAAGCGTATGGCACTTAATCCAGCTTTTAAGGTGACACTTTATTGCTTAATCAATTGATTCCTTTGGAAATGATATTTTTGCAGATAGGCACCTATGCAACTTCATGTGGCTCTTAAGCAGATGAGCACTTCCTCCTCAACGAGCTTGATAAGAGTTATTTGTGTTATATACTGTGGATTTTTCCAGTAAATGTGgcttaatattttaattcttagaATGTGTGTCTATTATATATGTGATGCAACTTAATTCTGTTCTGTTTGTGGAATGATTAGCACAGGCCaactccctgtcccctcacttAACAAAGACCAATGAGCTGTTAATCGAGCTGTTATCTCCATGGTATTACTTGCTAAATGCACTGATTTCATAAGTATGtggaatcctttttttttcttttgaatctgTATATCATATATAAGACTGAATCTACTTAATAAACACTGTATTACAAAAAGGGCTTTCTCCTCCACTGTCGAGCCCCgctgggtgctgctggcccCTTGTGTGAGAGGTCAGTGCCATCAGCCACCGGAGCGGGATCTAAATTTAGgtgttaaaagagaaaaaaaatgacatttttcaatCCTGTTGACATAAGCTGTGCTTTCCATTCCCTAACAGACAGCGTGGGtaccagagagcagcagcagcagcactcacGAGGGGGGCAAGGCACCAGTTTTATGCTTAACTTATATTttgacaaaattaattttgtgaagTGTCTGGtttttgtgagaaaaaaagaaaaaaaaaagaaaaaaaaaggagttttcaTTGAAGTTTGTGGAAagttctccctctccctcatggaaaatactgatttttcgTTATCAGCTTTATTCACTAAGTATAATAAACCTTTGCATCCATAAATGTTCCTCTTCAAGCGCTGTGTAGATACAATCTCCTGGTTTGGTTGTCAGGAGACCCAGAGAGCCAAAGGGGTTTGCAGCTGCCCACGGGTGTTGGGgtgctgggtgggtgggtgggtgggcagccccttcccaggatTTGCTGCAGTTGCAGCTGGGACCGAggccagcaggacacagagaaaaaaaagtgtctttGCTCTGTATGAACTCCTGATGTTGGCAGGTTTTACTCTTGAAACCTCCGAGCTCCGTATTCCAGAGGTGACTAATCCTGACACCATCATACCACCCCAATAAAACAGGGGGAATTGTTCATTAAGTTTTAATGCTTGGCTAAGTAACAACTCTACTCATTTCTGGCATTCCTCATTTTCAGCTTATTTAGATTACCTGGGCTCTTTAACCACACTGTGTGCAGAGTCAGAACATCAGTGAAATACCAAAAACCACAAGTCTTTTTTCTCCCAAAAAGCTGGTGTTGGgccctctgctgccccagcccctgctcctgtgCAAGACCATGGGAGCACCACGAAATGGGAGAAGTCAGGGCTTGTATCAGCACACAGATCTCAGcactcccacagccccagtCAGATCCCTGCACAGAACGTCCACACCCTGAGAACCCAGACATGTAATAGTTTGTGATACTTCCTTGCTgcctagaaaagagaaaggacacAGCCATAAAGTCATTTTTCAGGTAATTTGAATAAACTGCAATTGGTATCAGGTGTTTATGCTCttgagaaacatttttaaatccatttatCCAATGATGAGGACAAAGCAGGACCTGCTATGACCCTGGGACCAGtcttggtgctgctgcccatgggcatcaccccaggagggcaggggtCCCCCATGACTGTGGGGAGCCCCCACAGTGTCCCACAGCCACACTGTGGCTTTCAGAGCCTTCAGGGTGTGTTCCCCAAGAGCCCCACACCATCTCTGCACCATCTTCAGTGTTCTGTAAGTGCATGAAACTGGATTTAATGAAGCCAAGCAGCAACATAGCCCCCAGTCAGTGACCTGAGCAGAGCTCTGAACACCCCcagttaaaagaaaaggaaaaaccacATTGCCTCAGCACAGAGGATTTCTGAAAAAGGACTGAAACCACACAAGCAGATTTTacagtgtttatttttccaataGCACAAGGGACAGACACGAGCAGGCCCCCCCGAGGGCTCTGCCCCCAGAGCAGTCCGAGCTGAACACTGCAGTGGCCccaggaggcagagccagcccccCATCTTTGGTAAGCAGGTTCCACACCTCCACTCGCCCTCACCgacaccacagccctgcccaggccgGGTGCTGCATGCCCTGGGCTCTCTCATTCCCATGGGATGAGGCTGTTGGATGCATTAAGGATAAACCATCTTGGGGACTGAACGTGTTGCACCCCTCAGGCTGAAAGAGGAACTTGCACGGCTGAAAAAAAGTGCATGGTGAAGGGAGGTAGGATGGAGCTGGAAAAgggacaggaagaaaaaatgaaaataacccCCTAAAACTCCTGCTACTGCCCACTTAAAACAAACCAGTGGCTGCTCCCTCTCACTGAAACAATTCACTCTTGATTAGGAATTGCTCTGAAGGGGAAGAGTTGCAGTTTTGCTCTCCCTCTGTGGATGCACAAGGATGTTcaccttcctgcagcacaggtacagccattccctgggagcTCAGGTGCAGCAACAACCACCAAGAGCTTAGAGGAGGAAGTGGTGAACTTGCTTGGGTTGGCAAATCCCACCTGGTCATCCTTGAGCCTGCACAGCACAGTCCACCTGGACAccatgggcacagggaggctgtTGGAACCCAGACACCTCTGCGTGGTGAGCCTCACGTCAGGCAAGACAGAATACAGTGGCTCTGACAATACTAACACCACTTTAATGCAATACTGCTGTAGAGCCTGAAAatccaaggaagaaaaaaagacccCTTTATGCTCTATGTACATTACACCCATTTACAGAGTTGGCCAGTACTGTGTAcaacatataaatatatgatCAAACAGATGCAGAGAGGATACTTACAGGAGCCAAATAATTCACTTTATACATCcaagaatgaaaatataaaaaaaaaaagttaaaaaaagaggaaagaacacTGCTTCAAATGTTAGGTGATGGTCACACAGATGCACAGCTTGATGCTTGCAGGTGCTCAGCTGCTGTGGGGTTCAGGTCCTCACCACAGGGCTGCAGTGCAGAGCTCACTGCCCACATCACCCAGCTCCAGGCAACCTCCAGCATTCCACAGCAGTTTGTGGAAGTTGGCCAAGGgaggcaggcacagctgctgggccAGGAGTTCAGCCAGGCAGTTCTCCAGCCACACAGCTTCCTGCAGGCCAGCAGAAGGCATTTGCTTGGCACTTGCCTcggattttttttcctcttcttgtaTCCTCCACATCAGCTCCATCTGGCACACAGTGGGCTGTACACAACTCCACAGCGACCTGCAGAGCATGTCCTTGGGCACCACATTCTGCTGCAGCACCCAAAGATCACACAGGACCATCACTGCAGGGCGGTGCTCTGCTCACActcactgcacagcagcacttcccACGCAAACCAGGAATGGAGATGGCAGAAGGGGAGAGTGGAAGACTGTAGGGCCTCACCTCGCACAGCCCTGAAATAGCAAACACCCTCTTCCAGTTCCTTTGGATGTAAGGATTTCCTCCAGAGGGTCCACAGATTGCCACAGCAAACGGCCTCTCCCCCAGCATCAGCTTCAGCACGGTTCCAGAGAACAGTTGGCATTTCCATGacagcaggaagcagcaggatcACTCCCACGGGGCACAGCCCACCCAGACCAGGGTGTCACTTGGAGCAGGAACAGGCTCTGCATTGTCGATCTCCATGGGAAGGCAGGTCAACGTTCCTCACCAAAACAAAGTGTAACAGCGTTTCTACTATGAACAGAGAGTACTTTGTGTACTTTGTGTACAGGCGTTAGGATCAGTCATTATCAAAATACACACACTGAATATACAACCTGTCCCATGGCCATAATTTATTATCTCACCACAAGGCACAATACACAGAGCTTAGAGGGTCCTATACAGTCGTCGTGGCAGAAGGCGCCACAGCCTTTGCACATGATCATGGCTTTCAGGCTGCAGGAGCACTGGAAGGAGATCTCCTCCACgctgctgctgtcagcaaaCATCTGCACGGCCAGCGCCGCGTTCCGGCTCCCTGCAAAGTTCGCTTTGTGGGTGAGCTGCACCACACTCCCAGCCAGGCCTCGGGGGAAGGCCGGAGTGTTGGATGAATAATTAAAGCTGCTGGAATTAAGCTGCAGCTTTGAAAGCTTCCCATAAAACGCTTGCTTGATATTGAGCTGAGAGGGGATGGACGAAGGCTCCAAAGGGTGACTCTGTCCTTTCCCTGGATCCCTTGAAAACTTGAAGAAAGGCCAGTCCATGACCAGTGGCTCGCTCTGTGTGTTCCCGCCCAGCTCTGCGGGGTGCTGGGCCACATCCCCCTTGTTCTCTGCATTACTCTTGGCTGGGCTGCCACACACCAGCACATTCTCATTCCTGATCCCTCCCggggtgctgctgtgctgctttgaaGTCCATTCCTCCCTGGCAGCTGGGATTCCTTCTCCCAGTGCACAGCCCTTGTCCAAGGGAATCTGTTTGCTGGGGGATGGGGTTCCCATGGCTGAACTGTGATCCAAAGCCCTGGAATGATGCAGCCTCCCGCTGGGGTTGGAAGGAAAACCGGAACCAAAGAGCTTTTTGCCTTGGACTCCACCGTAATTTTTATTGACCGATGCACCTCCTGTCTGGTTTGGTCCAAGAGAAGTTACAGCTGGAGATAAAAACCGAGGCTCTGTAGAGGCATTCAGCCTCTCTGGGCTTTTACTTGCCATGACACTTGTTAATGGGTTGTGCTGTGGCACCCGGTGGACCTTGGGCAACTCCTTCTGCTCCTCAAAGctacaggaagaaaattttctttcctgagagCCCAAATCTTCAGGCTTTGGAGAGGCACTTGCCACATTTGCCAGTTGGTCTTGGCAGCTTAAAGTGGAGCCAACTTTGGAATGTTTTTCTGGAACAGCCTGATCCTCTGCTCTAAGCAATGCTGCCCCTGATCCACACATCTTTTCCTGGGGATCTACAGAAGATCTGACTGAGTGGACATCATCACTCCTGCTTTGGGCACTCGTCTTTATTCCTACATCTGGAGAAGATCCTTTGCCAAAGCAGCGATTGCCGCCTCTGTCCAGTTGCAGGGAGAGGCTTTCTGAGTGCTTctccagcactggctgtgcaATTTCCAGCTTGATGTTGACGTGAGACACTGGGAGAACTTCTTCCAGTGGAAGCttccccttcagcagctgcatcACCAGAGGGTTGTTGGTTTCGATGGACGACACGCGCCGAGCAGCGCCCGCCGGACGCTCGGTCTTCTGGGGCAATGGCACAGGGGGGCCCCACCTCTGGgatgggggtgcaggggggtcccCAACACAGCCTGCACTATCTGTCTCCACAGATGATTTTGACCTCATCCCACTGCAcctctcactgctgctgtgacaggaagagcctttcccagccACCTCCCTACAGCTAACACTTCTGAAGCACATCTCCACCTCCACGTTCTCATCAGCCATGTCCCCTTCCCAGTCGGAAGCAGTGTCTGTTGTTTCACTGTGCGTGCTCTGTATCTCCTCATCTCCACTTGTCTTCAGCTCCCGAGTCTCTCCCAGGGGCTGATGTGCGTTTTCTGGTTCAGTTCTGGGGCACCTCTCCCTTGGCTGCAGGAGTTTGTCAGAGGTATCTATCCTGTTCTGAGAAATAAAGTCACTGTGCACAGAGGGCTGCACCAGAGCCTCTGCATTTCGTTCCTCGTTACACAGTTTGCCATcgctgcctttccctgcctgcagctgtgcAGCATCACACGCTGCAGGAATCACTTGCTTTGCTTCAGCAGTCACCATTTTGGAGCTATTACCATCAGCAACACATTTTTCCATAAAAGTTTCAGAACTGTTAAATCTAAACCCAGACACCATCTCTGGATCATGGCGTTCTGTACCACCCGACAACAATTCTGGCAGAAAAGGACAACTGGAGGAATTTTCCTTTACATCAGAAGGATAATCCAGCTGTATGGTGGGAGCACCAACGTCTCCGAGTTCCACCACAGCCCTGACTCCTGTGGGACTgaccccagctccctgtgccccagaacACAGACCAGTCACCACAGGAACTACacaccccagctctgtgctctcctgTGATGCAGCACAAGGTGGGGGTTTGGTCCTTGGGTCATAgaggagctgctcagggctctcctcctgcctctcaGGAGCCTCATTGCCCAAGGATGACCCAGtcagagagtcacagaatggcctCCTGGGTGACCCATCCCCACGCTGAGTGTCCCCTgagccagcccctgcagcacagcccacaaCACCCCTCCCCTCGCTCTTTGAGGAAGAGTGGTCCTGTCTGGAAGCGAGGCAGGAATTCCCGTTGGCCTCCTGGGCAGCCCCCTCGGAGTCAGCCCTCCCTCGGCTCAGATGAACAGACAGCTGTAGTTGTGCTCGCTGTAGATCTGCCGAACGCTTTCCGTGAGCTCTCCTGGATCTCCGGTGCTGGGAACGGCGCCCGGACTCTCCTCCGCCGCCTCCTTCATCGGAGCCTCTCCCCCCGCCGGGGCCACCCCCTCCTCCGATGGCAGCGGCCTCGCGCTGGGCTCGGGCTTGCAGGGCACGGGCCTTAATGTCTGC from Pithys albifrons albifrons isolate INPA30051 chromosome 18, PitAlb_v1, whole genome shotgun sequence harbors:
- the ASXL1 gene encoding polycomb group protein ASXL1 isoform X1 — its product is MKEMKQRRKKERTWAEAARLVLENYSDAPMTPKQILQVIEAEGLKEMSGTSPLACLNAMLHSNSRGGDGLFYKLPGRISLFTLKKDALQWSRNLSVPEGEELEDTADAESCGSNEASTVSGDNDVSLDETSSNASCSTESQSKGPATRESYRTASQTTKQKKKTGMMLPRVVLTPLKVNGAHMESASGFTGRHADGESSSTSSSSSSSLALCKTSLRSRTEINRDPPQLLRGIRKPTAGQMKRNRGEDIDFETPGSILVNTNLRALINSRTFNALPSHFQQQLLYLLPEVDRQVGADGLMRLSGSALNNEFFTHAAQSWRERLADGEFTHEMQVRIRQEMEKEKRVEQWKEKFFEDYYGQKLGLTQEESQEQNSVQEDAENRTELPVKGEARLPRGPTTRQRDGRFRKRSRADLRCRARRSLYRLREPEHTEAPKEPAPGMPDSSLHKEPKPETDLKKDDLSSSSAAALKAESSELHLSPETSKSHSKSEDLSLAAGNRIPSLPQENSAQESKEQKRKSFEEAASASFPEKKPRLEDRQSFRNTIESVHPEKPQPTKEEPKVPPIRIQLSRIKPPWVVKGQPTYQICPRIIPSTEPSGRGRAGARTLADIKARALQARAQREAAAIGGGGGPGGGRGSDEGGGGGESGRRSQHRRSRRAHGKRSADLQRAQLQLSVHLSRGRADSEGAAQEANGNSCLASRQDHSSSKSEGRGVVGCAAGAGSGDTQRGDGSPRRPFCDSLTGSSLGNEAPERQEESPEQLLYDPRTKPPPCAASQESTELGCVVPVVTGLCSGAQGAGVSPTGVRAVVELGDVGAPTIQLDYPSDVKENSSSCPFLPELLSGGTERHDPEMVSGFRFNSSETFMEKCVADGNSSKMVTAEAKQVIPAACDAAQLQAGKGSDGKLCNEERNAEALVQPSVHSDFISQNRIDTSDKLLQPRERCPRTEPENAHQPLGETRELKTSGDEEIQSTHSETTDTASDWEGDMADENVEVEMCFRSVSCREVAGKGSSCHSSSERCSGMRSKSSVETDSAGCVGDPPAPPSQRWGPPVPLPQKTERPAGAARRVSSIETNNPLVMQLLKGKLPLEEVLPVSHVNIKLEIAQPVLEKHSESLSLQLDRGGNRCFGKGSSPDVGIKTSAQSRSDDVHSVRSSVDPQEKMCGSGAALLRAEDQAVPEKHSKVGSTLSCQDQLANVASASPKPEDLGSQERKFSSCSFEEQKELPKVHRVPQHNPLTSVMASKSPERLNASTEPRFLSPAVTSLGPNQTGGASVNKNYGGVQGKKLFGSGFPSNPSGRLHHSRALDHSSAMGTPSPSKQIPLDKGCALGEGIPAAREEWTSKQHSSTPGGIRNENVLVCGSPAKSNAENKGDVAQHPAELGGNTQSEPLVMDWPFFKFSRDPGKGQSHPLEPSSIPSQLNIKQAFYGKLSKLQLNSSSFNYSSNTPAFPRGLAGSVVQLTHKANFAGSRNAALAVQMFADSSSVEEISFQCSCSLKAMIMCKGCGAFCHDDCIGPSKLCVLCLVVR